A stretch of Clostridium formicaceticum DNA encodes these proteins:
- a CDS encoding insulinase family protein — MMFSIGQSYNGFKLTQEKEIKEMKAIGRVFKHEKSGAQLLYIQNDDDNKVFSITFRTPPTDSTGLPHILEHAVLCGSKNFPAKDPFVELAKGSLNTFLNAMTFSDKTMYPIASRNDKDFLNLMHVYLDAVFYPNIYNKPEILMQEGWHYELENIEDEVTYKGVVYNEMKGAFSSPEQVLFRKMQESLFPDTTYRYDSGGDPEVIPNLTQEDFLNFHSKLYHPSNSYIYLYGDGDIMEHLKFINESYLKDFDKIQIDSKINLQTPYEEPKTSIVEYSISANEKEENKTFLSLNFVVGKSTNPELHLAFDILTYLLLETPAAPLKKALLEANLGKDVFGSYDHSIFQPVLSVVVKNANEEDQDKFEQLVFDTLKQLVEKGIDKKLIEAAINIYEFKLREGDYGRYPKGLIYCMKSMESWLYDADPMLHLGYEDVLKKIKTALTTDYFERLIEAHILNNSHRSLLMVKPKKGLAQEKEEEVKQKLAAYKARLTKDEMHQLVENTLILKKYQEAPNDVKDLEKIPLLSLKDIEPKVDKLPLVEKAEQGIPILLHPMFTNEIAYVNLLFDTTTVPQQLIPYASLLSFILGKVSTEKYNYEDLSNEINIYTGGIDFNIEAYSLKNDDGEYFPKLMVRSSALVKQLPKLFEILGELIENTKFSEVKRLKEIISEVKSRLEMNILQDGHIVAARRVTSYFSPIGKYKELCTGIDFYQFIAELEGAFDNKAQEIESNLAKVAKIIFNKENLLVSLTIEEKDYKSFQEPFASLVKHIGEEKLEKQQYQFDYSAKNEGLLTSSKVQYVAKAYNFQKLGHGYTGHLQVLKTIISLNYLWNKVRVLGGAYGAMAGFSRNGNLYFTSYRDPNLDKTLKIYDEAYKYLDEFSADEREMTKYVIGTISKMDAPLTPSMKGQEATAYYISQITEDDLQRERDEVLRIKSEDIKKLSKLIKEVMEQNYFCVLGNEGKIKERKEVFGNLIDVFN, encoded by the coding sequence ATGATGTTTTCGATAGGACAAAGCTATAATGGCTTTAAACTTACACAAGAAAAAGAAATAAAGGAAATGAAGGCTATAGGAAGAGTGTTTAAGCACGAAAAGAGCGGGGCACAGTTACTTTACATACAAAATGATGATGATAATAAGGTGTTTTCCATTACTTTTAGGACGCCTCCTACGGATAGTACGGGATTACCTCATATATTAGAACATGCGGTTTTATGCGGTTCTAAAAACTTTCCAGCAAAAGATCCTTTTGTTGAGCTGGCGAAAGGGTCTTTAAACACCTTCTTAAATGCCATGACTTTTTCTGATAAGACAATGTACCCTATTGCCAGCAGAAACGATAAAGATTTTTTAAACCTAATGCATGTTTATTTGGATGCAGTTTTTTATCCAAATATCTATAATAAACCTGAAATATTAATGCAGGAGGGCTGGCATTATGAATTAGAAAATATAGAAGATGAAGTAACTTATAAGGGTGTCGTTTACAACGAAATGAAAGGAGCATTTTCTTCTCCTGAGCAGGTGTTATTTAGAAAAATGCAGGAATCTTTATTTCCTGATACTACATACAGATATGATTCTGGTGGAGATCCTGAAGTAATTCCAAACTTAACACAAGAAGACTTTTTGAACTTTCACAGTAAGTTATATCACCCTTCTAACAGTTACATTTATTTATATGGTGATGGGGATATTATGGAGCATTTAAAGTTTATCAATGAATCCTATTTAAAAGACTTTGATAAAATACAGATAGATTCTAAAATTAATTTGCAAACCCCTTATGAAGAACCTAAAACCTCTATTGTAGAGTATTCAATATCTGCCAATGAAAAAGAAGAGAACAAAACCTTTTTAAGTCTAAATTTTGTTGTGGGTAAGTCTACAAACCCAGAATTACACTTAGCTTTTGATATTTTAACTTACTTATTGTTGGAAACACCAGCAGCACCACTAAAAAAAGCTTTACTAGAAGCAAATTTAGGGAAAGATGTTTTTGGCTCCTATGACCACAGTATTTTTCAGCCGGTACTAAGTGTTGTTGTGAAAAACGCTAATGAAGAGGATCAAGATAAGTTTGAGCAACTTGTATTTGACACATTAAAACAATTAGTAGAGAAAGGTATTGATAAAAAACTTATCGAAGCGGCAATAAACATTTATGAATTTAAGTTAAGAGAAGGAGATTATGGAAGATATCCTAAAGGACTAATCTACTGCATGAAGAGTATGGAAAGCTGGCTTTATGATGCGGACCCAATGCTGCACTTAGGCTATGAAGATGTATTGAAAAAAATTAAAACAGCTTTAACTACAGACTATTTTGAAAGACTTATAGAAGCGCATATTTTAAATAATTCTCATAGGTCTTTGTTGATGGTAAAGCCTAAAAAAGGTCTAGCACAGGAAAAAGAAGAGGAAGTAAAACAAAAACTAGCAGCATATAAAGCTAGATTAACGAAAGATGAAATGCATCAACTGGTAGAAAATACATTAATATTAAAAAAATATCAAGAGGCACCTAATGATGTGAAAGATTTAGAAAAAATTCCGCTACTTTCTCTAAAAGATATAGAGCCGAAAGTAGATAAGCTGCCCTTGGTGGAAAAGGCAGAGCAGGGTATACCTATTTTGCTCCATCCAATGTTCACCAATGAGATAGCTTATGTAAATTTATTATTTGATACTACAACTGTTCCACAACAGCTGATCCCTTATGCTAGCCTATTAAGCTTTATATTAGGCAAAGTAAGCACAGAAAAGTATAATTACGAAGATTTATCTAATGAAATCAATATTTATACTGGCGGGATAGATTTTAACATAGAAGCTTATTCTTTAAAAAATGACGATGGGGAATACTTTCCTAAACTGATGGTGAGATCCAGTGCCTTAGTAAAACAACTACCTAAATTATTCGAGATTTTAGGAGAACTTATCGAAAATACAAAGTTTAGTGAAGTAAAGCGATTGAAGGAGATTATTAGTGAAGTAAAATCTAGGTTAGAAATGAATATTTTACAGGATGGGCATATTGTTGCTGCTAGAAGGGTTACCTCTTATTTTTCACCAATTGGAAAGTATAAGGAATTGTGCACCGGTATAGACTTTTATCAGTTTATTGCCGAGTTGGAAGGGGCTTTTGACAACAAAGCGCAAGAAATTGAAAGCAACTTAGCAAAGGTAGCTAAAATAATTTTTAATAAAGAAAATCTACTTGTTAGCTTAACAATAGAAGAAAAAGATTACAAAAGCTTTCAAGAACCCTTTGCTTCCTTAGTAAAACATATAGGTGAGGAAAAGTTAGAAAAACAACAGTATCAATTTGACTATTCTGCAAAAAATGAGGGATTACTAACCTCAAGTAAAGTACAGTACGTAGCGAAGGCCTATAATTTTCAAAAGCTAGGTCATGGCTATACAGGACATTTACAAGTATTAAAAACAATCATTAGCTTGAACTATTTATGGAATAAGGTAAGGGTTTTAGGGGGGGCTTATGGAGCTATGGCAGGCTTCAGCAGAAACGGTAACCTATATTTTACTTCCTATAGAGATCCTAATTTAGATAAAACGCTAAAGATATACGATGAAGCTTATAAATACTTAGATGAATTCTCTGCAGATGAAAGAGAGATGACAAAATATGTAATTGGCACCATTAGTAAGATGGATGCCCCTTTGACTCCCTCGATGAAGGGTCAAGAGGCAACAGCCTATTATATTAGTCAGATTACAGAAGATGATTTACAAAGAGAAAGAGATGAAGTGTTGAGAATAAAATCAGAGGATATAAAAAAATTAAGTAAATTAATTAAAGAAGTAATGGAACAAAATTATTTTTGCGTACTAGGGAATGAAGGAAAAATTAAAGAAAGGAAAGAAGTCTTCGGCAACTTGATAGATGTATTTAATTAA
- a CDS encoding AAA family ATPase: protein MKIAITGKGGVGKTTFAAMISRLLAEQGYSVLGVDADPDANLALALGFPKQLIDEIVPISEMKNLVAERTASTPGTFGTMFKMNPQVSDIPEKYCKEYNGVKVLTMGTVDTGGSGCVCPEHVLLKTLTSHLILGNKDVVVMDMEAGIEHLGRGTAKFVDAFIVVVEPGERSLQTYRKVKTLAQDIGVQKIFVVANKVRNEKDEKFILENVEADKCLGFIHYNPNIVDSDRSDLSPFDSNNQIKEEVLVISNKLKEVL, encoded by the coding sequence ATGAAGATAGCTATAACAGGTAAAGGCGGCGTAGGTAAAACAACATTTGCAGCAATGATTAGTAGACTATTAGCAGAACAAGGCTATAGTGTTTTAGGTGTAGATGCAGATCCTGATGCTAACTTAGCACTGGCACTAGGATTTCCAAAACAATTGATTGATGAAATTGTTCCAATTTCCGAAATGAAAAATCTAGTAGCTGAGAGAACAGCCTCTACTCCTGGTACCTTTGGTACAATGTTTAAGATGAATCCACAGGTAAGTGATATTCCTGAAAAGTATTGCAAGGAATATAACGGTGTGAAGGTTTTGACCATGGGAACAGTAGATACTGGCGGTTCAGGTTGCGTGTGTCCTGAACACGTTCTATTAAAAACGTTAACATCTCATCTAATATTAGGCAATAAAGATGTAGTAGTGATGGATATGGAGGCAGGCATAGAACACTTAGGTAGAGGAACAGCAAAATTTGTAGATGCCTTTATTGTTGTAGTAGAACCAGGGGAAAGAAGTCTACAGACCTATAGAAAAGTAAAGACACTGGCACAAGATATTGGGGTCCAAAAAATATTTGTCGTAGCTAATAAAGTAAGAAATGAGAAAGATGAGAAGTTTATACTAGAAAACGTAGAAGCAGATAAATGTTTAGGCTTTATACACTATAACCCTAATATTGTAGACTCTGACAGAAGTGATCTGTCACCCTTTGATTCAAACAATCAAATTAAGGAAGAAGTACTAGTGATTTCTAATAAATTAAAGGAAGTTTTATAG
- a CDS encoding bifunctional 5,10-methylenetetrahydrofolate dehydrogenase/5,10-methenyltetrahydrofolate cyclohydrolase has product MGQVIKGKPVADKISEDLVKEIEVLKGKGFQPKLAIVRVGARSDDLAYEKGALSKCKKVGVETEVKELPEDITQDDFIKELKKLNEDKAVNGILIFRPLPKQLDESVIKYVIAPEKDVDCFSPVNVGKMTEGDKTGFPPCTPTAVMEILKFYEVELQGKDCAVIGASMVVGKPTALLLLNENATISVCHIFTKDSAKVASQAEVVVVGVGVPRLVKENWIANGAVVIDVGINVDAEGNMCGDVDFDNVQEKAAMITPVPGGVGSVTTSILAKHVVKACKQQNNL; this is encoded by the coding sequence ATGGGTCAAGTAATAAAGGGGAAACCAGTTGCTGATAAGATCAGTGAAGACTTGGTAAAAGAGATTGAGGTATTGAAAGGAAAAGGATTTCAACCTAAGTTAGCTATTGTACGTGTTGGTGCTAGATCAGACGATTTAGCTTATGAAAAAGGTGCTCTTAGTAAATGTAAAAAAGTAGGGGTTGAAACAGAGGTTAAAGAATTACCAGAAGATATTACACAAGATGACTTTATAAAAGAATTAAAAAAATTAAATGAAGATAAGGCTGTTAATGGAATACTAATTTTTAGACCATTGCCAAAGCAGTTGGATGAGAGTGTTATCAAGTATGTAATTGCTCCTGAGAAAGACGTAGACTGCTTTAGTCCAGTGAACGTTGGAAAAATGACAGAAGGGGATAAAACTGGATTCCCACCATGCACACCAACAGCAGTAATGGAAATTCTAAAGTTCTATGAAGTAGAGTTACAGGGCAAAGATTGTGCTGTTATCGGGGCTTCTATGGTTGTTGGTAAACCTACAGCCTTATTGTTATTAAATGAAAATGCTACGATTTCAGTATGCCACATCTTTACAAAAGATTCAGCGAAGGTAGCTAGCCAAGCAGAAGTTGTAGTTGTAGGGGTAGGGGTACCAAGATTAGTAAAAGAAAACTGGATTGCCAATGGAGCAGTAGTAATTGATGTTGGTATCAATGTGGATGCAGAAGGTAATATGTGTGGAGACGTAGATTTCGATAATGTTCAAGAAAAAGCAGCTATGATTACACCAGTACCAGGTGGGGTAGGTTCAGTTACTACATCTATTTTAGCAAAGCATGTAGTAAAAGCCTGCAAACAACAAAACAATTTATAG
- a CDS encoding methylenetetrahydrofolate reductase, which translates to MSLLRNAIEKGEFAVTAEMAPPKGTDFHHLMECARAIKGRVHGVNVTDFQSAVMRATSLATCKLLKDEGLEPVLQMTGRDRNRIAIQGEFLSAAVFGIPNVLALTGDHTVVGDHPQAKPVYDLDSVGILQAATTLMGGKDMVGNDIEGGLDFLLGACVTPRFDPVEAQILKMEKKVKAGARFFQTQAVFDLDTMREFREKTKHINAKVLAGIIPLKSAPMAKFMNNNVPGIYVPDELIERMKNTEKDLRVQEGIKIAGEFIRQLREENLCDGVHIMAIGAEENVPAILDAAGL; encoded by the coding sequence ATGAGCTTATTAAGAAATGCAATTGAAAAGGGAGAATTTGCAGTTACAGCGGAAATGGCTCCTCCTAAAGGAACGGATTTTCATCATTTAATGGAATGTGCAAGAGCTATTAAAGGAAGAGTTCATGGTGTTAATGTAACAGATTTTCAGTCAGCCGTTATGAGGGCTACATCTTTAGCTACTTGTAAATTATTAAAAGATGAAGGTTTAGAACCAGTATTGCAAATGACCGGTAGAGACAGAAATAGAATTGCTATTCAAGGAGAATTTTTATCTGCTGCTGTATTTGGAATTCCAAATGTACTAGCTCTTACAGGAGACCATACAGTAGTAGGAGATCATCCACAGGCAAAACCTGTATATGACTTAGATAGCGTTGGTATTTTACAAGCTGCAACAACTTTAATGGGCGGAAAAGATATGGTAGGTAATGATATAGAGGGCGGATTAGACTTCTTATTAGGAGCTTGTGTAACACCAAGATTCGATCCTGTAGAAGCGCAAATTCTTAAAATGGAAAAGAAAGTAAAGGCAGGAGCAAGATTCTTCCAAACCCAAGCTGTATTTGATTTAGATACAATGAGAGAATTTAGAGAAAAAACTAAGCATATCAATGCAAAAGTATTAGCAGGTATTATTCCTCTAAAATCTGCTCCAATGGCAAAATTCATGAACAATAATGTACCTGGAATTTATGTACCAGATGAACTTATTGAAAGAATGAAAAATACTGAAAAAGATTTAAGAGTACAAGAAGGTATTAAAATAGCTGGAGAATTTATTAGACAGCTAAGAGAAGAAAACCTATGTGATGGGGTACACATCATGGCTATTGGTGCCGAAGAAAACGTACCTGCAATTCTAGATGCAGCTGGATTATAG
- a CDS encoding formate--tetrahydrofolate ligase, producing MSFKSDIEIAQEATPQDIREIAAKLNLTEDDIELYGKYKAKVDYNLLKKDNGGKKAKLILTTAINPTPAGEGKTTTTIGVSDALSRLGKKTIVALREPSLGPVFGVKGGAAGGGYAQVIPMEDINLHFTGDFHAIGAANNLLAAMLDNHINHGNQLGIDSRKITWRRAVDMNDRQLRNMVNGLGGKGNGIPREDGFDITVASEVMAAFCLASDIVDLKARLARIIVAYTRDDKPVTAGELNAHGAMAALLKDALKPNLVQTLEGTPAFVHGGPFANIAHGCNSVIATKMAMHFADYVVTEAGFGADLGAEKFLDIKCRMADLKPDAVIIVATVRALKYNGGVAKQDLNQENLEALEKGLPNLLKHVENITKVFKLPAVVAINQFPLDTEAELNLVKTKCKELGVNVALSAVWAKGGEGGEELANEVLRLTEQPSTLEYTYDLEMPIVDKIKAIAQKIYGADNADFTPAALKEIERLTKLGFDKLPICMAKTQYSLTDNQNLLGRPTGFNITVRQVKVSAGAGFLVALTGEIMTMPGLPKVPSAEKIDVDESGVITGLF from the coding sequence ATGAGTTTTAAAAGTGATATTGAAATTGCACAAGAGGCTACACCACAAGACATCAGAGAGATAGCTGCAAAATTAAACCTAACAGAGGATGACATCGAGCTTTATGGTAAGTACAAAGCTAAGGTAGACTACAATCTACTTAAAAAAGACAATGGCGGTAAGAAAGCAAAATTAATCTTAACTACTGCTATTAACCCAACACCTGCAGGTGAAGGTAAAACAACTACTACAATAGGTGTATCTGATGCCTTAAGTAGACTTGGCAAGAAAACTATCGTTGCTTTAAGAGAACCATCTCTTGGACCAGTATTTGGTGTTAAAGGTGGAGCAGCTGGTGGTGGATATGCTCAAGTAATACCAATGGAAGATATCAACCTACACTTTACAGGTGACTTCCATGCTATAGGTGCAGCAAACAACTTATTAGCAGCTATGCTTGATAACCACATCAATCATGGTAACCAATTAGGAATCGACAGCAGAAAGATTACATGGCGTAGAGCTGTGGACATGAATGATAGACAACTTAGAAATATGGTAAATGGATTAGGTGGCAAAGGTAATGGTATTCCAAGAGAAGATGGTTTTGACATTACTGTTGCTTCTGAAGTAATGGCAGCTTTCTGTCTAGCTAGTGATATCGTAGACTTAAAGGCAAGATTAGCAAGAATTATCGTAGCTTACACAAGAGATGATAAGCCAGTTACAGCAGGAGAATTAAATGCTCATGGAGCTATGGCTGCATTATTGAAGGATGCTTTAAAGCCTAACTTAGTACAAACATTAGAAGGAACACCAGCTTTTGTACATGGTGGACCATTCGCAAATATCGCTCATGGTTGTAACTCAGTAATTGCTACAAAAATGGCAATGCATTTTGCAGATTATGTAGTAACAGAAGCAGGATTTGGCGCTGACCTTGGAGCAGAAAAATTCTTAGATATCAAGTGTAGAATGGCTGACCTTAAGCCTGATGCAGTAATCATCGTTGCAACTGTAAGAGCATTAAAATACAACGGTGGCGTAGCGAAACAAGATTTAAATCAAGAAAATCTTGAAGCATTAGAAAAGGGTCTACCAAACTTATTAAAGCACGTAGAAAATATAACAAAAGTATTCAAGTTGCCAGCAGTAGTAGCTATTAATCAATTCCCACTTGACACAGAAGCAGAGTTAAACCTTGTAAAAACTAAGTGTAAAGAACTAGGCGTAAACGTAGCTTTATCAGCAGTATGGGCAAAAGGTGGAGAAGGTGGAGAAGAATTAGCTAACGAAGTATTAAGATTAACTGAGCAACCAAGTACATTAGAATATACATATGACTTGGAGATGCCAATTGTAGACAAAATCAAAGCGATTGCTCAAAAAATCTATGGTGCTGACAATGCAGACTTTACACCAGCAGCTTTAAAAGAAATAGAAAGATTGACAAAGCTTGGCTTTGACAAGTTACCAATTTGTATGGCAAAAACCCAATACTCTTTAACAGATAACCAAAACTTATTGGGAAGACCTACAGGATTTAATATCACCGTAAGACAAGTTAAAGTATCTGCAGGTGCTGGATTCCTTGTAGCTCTTACTGGAGAAATCATGACAATGCCAGGATTACCAAAGGTTCCTTCAGCTGAAAAAATCGATGTTGATGAATCAGGTGTAATCACAGGATTGTTCTAA
- a CDS encoding cyclodeaminase/cyclohydrolase family protein, protein MKLVDKSSVEFTNVLASKAAVPGGGGAAALVGALGTALAGMVCNLTIGKKKYAQYEEQVKAILAKSEEVQNCFLKMVDEDAEEFLPLSKAYGMPANTEEEKVEKDRVLQEALKNACSVPIKIVRTSYEAIKLHEDLVDKGSTLAISDVGVGVQCLRAALISGQLNVIINIGMIKDQEYVSAVKEETDRLVAEGVKIADEVYKKVEKALLK, encoded by the coding sequence ATGAAGTTAGTAGATAAAAGCAGTGTTGAATTTACTAATGTCCTTGCCTCTAAAGCTGCTGTCCCCGGAGGCGGGGGCGCAGCAGCTTTAGTAGGGGCATTGGGAACTGCCTTAGCAGGTATGGTATGTAATTTAACCATTGGAAAGAAAAAGTATGCACAGTATGAAGAACAAGTAAAGGCAATTTTAGCAAAATCAGAAGAAGTTCAAAATTGTTTTTTAAAAATGGTGGATGAAGATGCTGAAGAGTTTTTACCGTTATCAAAGGCTTATGGAATGCCAGCAAATACTGAAGAAGAAAAAGTAGAAAAAGATAGAGTATTGCAAGAAGCATTGAAAAATGCTTGTAGTGTACCAATTAAAATTGTAAGAACCTCTTATGAGGCAATAAAACTACATGAAGATTTAGTAGACAAGGGTTCTACCTTAGCTATTAGCGATGTAGGCGTAGGGGTTCAATGTCTTAGAGCAGCTTTGATCAGTGGACAACTTAATGTAATCATTAATATAGGAATGATCAAAGATCAAGAATATGTAAGTGCTGTTAAAGAAGAAACAGATAGATTGGTTGCAGAGGGAGTGAAAATTGCAGACGAAGTCTATAAAAAAGTAGAAAAGGCACTTCTTAAATAA
- a CDS encoding methylenetetrahydrofolate reductase C-terminal domain-containing protein, with protein sequence MIISQKKPFEEVLKFLKDSKKVVLTGCSECATVCKVGGEEELQAMKELLEVEGKEVLASIVLEPACNLLNTKKAFKSLKEELGQADAVLSLACGDGTQTVAKIVKNAVYPANDTMFIGEIERIGQFEEACKACGECELGWTASICPITKCAKGLVNGPCGGAKNKKCEVSSDNDCAWLLIYEKLKEAGQLANMMELRAPKDFAKANSPRRINLKDQSKETAEA encoded by the coding sequence ATGATTATTTCACAAAAAAAACCTTTTGAAGAAGTTCTAAAGTTCCTAAAGGATAGTAAAAAGGTAGTTTTGACAGGCTGTTCTGAATGTGCTACTGTCTGTAAGGTTGGGGGCGAAGAGGAACTACAAGCCATGAAGGAATTGTTAGAAGTAGAAGGCAAAGAAGTATTAGCTTCAATTGTTCTTGAACCAGCCTGTAACCTGTTAAATACAAAGAAAGCGTTTAAATCATTAAAAGAAGAACTTGGTCAAGCGGATGCAGTACTTTCATTAGCCTGTGGTGATGGCACACAAACAGTTGCAAAAATTGTTAAAAATGCAGTATATCCTGCTAACGATACTATGTTTATCGGTGAGATAGAAAGAATCGGACAATTTGAAGAAGCCTGTAAAGCCTGTGGTGAGTGTGAACTTGGCTGGACAGCATCTATTTGTCCTATAACAAAGTGTGCTAAAGGTCTTGTTAATGGCCCATGTGGTGGTGCAAAGAACAAAAAATGTGAAGTTAGCAGTGACAATGACTGTGCATGGCTTTTAATTTATGAAAAATTAAAAGAAGCTGGACAGTTAGCAAACATGATGGAATTAAGAGCACCTAAAGACTTTGCAAAGGCAAATAGTCCAAGAAGAATTAATTTAAAAGATCAAAGCAAAGAAACTGCTGAAGCTTAG
- the cooS gene encoding anaerobic carbon-monoxide dehydrogenase catalytic subunit, giving the protein MSEEKMVSLDIIDEQLIKKAEQEGIETMWDRKKAMKTPCGFGEQGVCCRICAMGPCRVSPVEGKGAQRGICGATADTIVARNFARMVAAGTSAHSDHARDIAHVMHMASRDGSYTIKDEKKLLVLAEEWEVKTEGRDIYDIAHEVAEVALNEFGKPFGTLRFPERAPEPRKKIWKELGIEPRAIDREIATIMHSTSIGCTSDAESLLKMSMRTSLSNGWGGSMMGSEFTDIIFGTPTPTVTEANLGVLEEKQVNILLHGHDPSLSEMIVMAANDPEMLKLAQEVGAEGINLAGICCTGNEVTMRHGVKLAGTFYQQELAVLTGVIEAVIVDVQCIFPSLTPVTDCYHTKFITTSPKAKVTGATHIEFNEAVALESAKAIVKAAVENYANRKQDKIFIPKSKAQAITGYSVEAVVKQLDRVVNSHIDSQGTVKPLADVLKAGVLRGAAGIVGCNNPKVRHEYSHIEIMKKLIANDVIVVTTGCAAQAAAKAGLLSKDAAKLAGKGLQAVCELVDIPPVIHLGSCVDNTRILKLVSAVAKFMDVDNSDLPVVGVAPEWMSEKAVAIGTYVVSSGIDVFLGVVPPVTGSKEVMDILTNKIEDMTGAKFFVDTDPHALTDVMLARIEEKREKLEQKLAARAEEKECAAELA; this is encoded by the coding sequence ATGAGTGAAGAAAAAATGGTGTCTCTTGATATTATCGATGAGCAATTAATTAAAAAAGCAGAGCAAGAGGGCATAGAAACAATGTGGGACAGAAAAAAAGCTATGAAAACACCTTGCGGTTTTGGTGAGCAGGGTGTCTGTTGTAGAATTTGTGCTATGGGTCCCTGTAGAGTAAGCCCAGTTGAAGGAAAAGGTGCGCAAAGAGGTATTTGTGGTGCTACAGCTGACACAATTGTAGCTAGAAACTTTGCGAGAATGGTAGCAGCAGGAACTTCAGCCCACTCTGACCATGCTAGAGATATAGCACATGTTATGCATATGGCTAGTAGAGATGGAAGCTATACTATTAAAGACGAGAAAAAATTATTAGTATTAGCTGAAGAGTGGGAAGTAAAAACAGAAGGTAGAGATATCTATGATATCGCTCACGAAGTTGCTGAAGTAGCGCTAAATGAATTTGGTAAGCCTTTTGGTACATTAAGATTCCCAGAAAGAGCACCAGAGCCAAGAAAGAAAATTTGGAAGGAACTAGGAATTGAGCCTAGAGCAATAGATAGAGAAATTGCAACCATTATGCATTCCACCAGCATAGGATGTACTAGTGATGCTGAAAGTTTACTAAAGATGTCTATGAGAACATCTCTTTCAAATGGCTGGGGTGGTTCTATGATGGGATCAGAATTTACTGATATTATATTTGGAACCCCAACCCCAACAGTAACAGAAGCTAACTTAGGGGTTTTAGAGGAAAAACAAGTAAATATTCTACTTCATGGTCATGATCCAAGTTTATCTGAAATGATTGTTATGGCAGCGAATGATCCAGAAATGCTTAAATTAGCTCAAGAAGTAGGAGCTGAAGGTATCAACTTAGCAGGTATTTGTTGTACAGGTAACGAAGTAACTATGAGACATGGTGTGAAACTAGCTGGAACTTTCTATCAACAAGAGTTAGCAGTATTAACTGGAGTAATTGAAGCTGTTATTGTGGATGTTCAATGTATCTTCCCATCACTTACACCAGTGACAGATTGCTACCATACTAAGTTTATCACTACATCTCCAAAAGCTAAGGTTACAGGTGCAACACATATAGAATTCAACGAAGCAGTAGCTTTAGAGTCTGCTAAGGCTATTGTAAAGGCAGCAGTAGAGAACTATGCTAACAGAAAGCAAGATAAGATTTTTATACCAAAGTCAAAAGCGCAAGCAATTACAGGGTACTCTGTAGAAGCTGTTGTTAAGCAATTAGATAGAGTTGTAAACTCTCATATAGATTCTCAAGGAACAGTGAAGCCATTGGCAGATGTTCTTAAAGCTGGAGTATTAAGAGGAGCTGCTGGTATTGTTGGTTGTAACAATCCAAAAGTAAGGCATGAATACAGCCACATAGAAATTATGAAAAAATTAATTGCAAATGACGTTATCGTTGTAACTACTGGTTGTGCCGCTCAAGCTGCTGCAAAAGCAGGATTGTTAAGCAAAGATGCTGCTAAATTAGCTGGCAAAGGCCTACAAGCTGTATGTGAGCTAGTAGATATCCCACCAGTAATCCACTTAGGATCTTGTGTAGATAATACACGTATCTTAAAGCTAGTTAGTGCAGTAGCGAAATTTATGGATGTAGATAACAGTGATTTACCAGTAGTAGGTGTAGCGCCAGAGTGGATGTCAGAAAAAGCTGTTGCTATTGGAACTTATGTTGTATCAAGTGGTATTGATGTATTCTTAGGGGTAGTGCCTCCGGTAACTGGTTCTAAGGAAGTTATGGATATATTAACGAATAAAATTGAAGATATGACAGGAGCTAAGTTCTTTGTTGATACAGATCCACATGCATTAACTGATGTGATGTTAGCAAGAATCGAAGAAAAACGTGAAAAGTTAGAACAAAAACTTGCAGCAAGGGCTGAAGAAAAAGAATGTGCTGCAGAACTTGCTTAG